DNA from Cyanobacteria bacterium QS_8_64_29:
TTCGGGGCACTGCCCGAAGGGCTTCGGGACGCTGCCCGCAGGAACTGAGGGCATGGCTGGCTAACGTGACTAACCCCCAGTGTATAGCTTTTTCCAACCGCGCTAGCTTACTGGCGCGCCGCGGCGCAGCAACCGAGCCGTGCGCGCCGGCGCGCGCTCAGGTTACAGTAACAGGCTCCGGCACGCGAGCTGCTGCCGGGGACCCGGACACCGCTGGGATCATGCCTGCCAACCGCGACGCCCGCCAGTTTGCGCCTGCGACCCAGCGCAATCGCGACCCCATCCTGCAAGTCCTGCAGCGCGTTTTGCCTGCCCGCGGGACCGTGTTGGAGCTGGCCAGCGGCACCGGCGAACACGCGGCTTTTTTCGCGCCGCGGCTGGCCCCGCTGGCGTGGCTGCCTTCCGAGGCCGATCCGCGCCTGCTGGCCAGCATTGAAGCCTGGCGCCAGCAGCAGGGTAGCGACAGCCTCTACCCGGTGATCGCGCTCGATGTGCGCGATCCGGTTTGGCCCATCGAGCAGGATGGGCAGCAGGAGGATGGCTTTGCCCCCGACCCGATCGCGGCCATGGCCAGCATCAATCTGCTCCACATTGCCCCGTGGTGCGCTTGCTTGGGCTTGCTGGCGGGCGCGCAGCGCTTGCTACCGGCAGGCGGCGTGCTCTATTGCTACGGGCCGTTCAAGCGCGGCGGCCGGCATACCGCCGCCAGCAACGCGGCCTTCGACGAGTCGCTGCGCGCCCAGAACCCGGATTGGGGCGTGCGCAATCTCGACGCGGTGGCGGCTGCAGCGCGCGATCGCGAACTAGTGCTGCGCG
Protein-coding regions in this window:
- a CDS encoding SAM-dependent methyltransferase, with translation MPANRDARQFAPATQRNRDPILQVLQRVLPARGTVLELASGTGEHAAFFAPRLAPLAWLPSEADPRLLASIEAWRQQQGSDSLYPVIALDVRDPVWPIEQDGQQEDGFAPDPIAAMASINLLHIAPWCACLGLLAGAQRLLPAGGVLYCYGPFKRGGRHTAASNAAFDESLRAQNPDWGVRNLDAVAAAARDRELVLRETVAMPANNLSLVFQRAARAA